A genomic stretch from bacterium includes:
- the def gene encoding peptide deformylase has product MRKIRKYGEEILRKKSKEVEKIDTNLLKLIESMKQTLVYYKGLGLAACQVGVLKRVIVALDQKTKEIITVINPEIVETSGQDIDMEGCLSFPEIYFSIKRPKKVTLKGINEKGKEFIYEGSGVLGRCFCHEVDHLNSILIIDYATEEERNYWKEKIDKIKNK; this is encoded by the coding sequence ATGAGAAAAATAAGAAAATATGGAGAAGAAATATTAAGAAAAAAAAGTAAAGAAGTAGAAAAAATAGATACTAATTTGTTAAAATTGATTGAAAGTATGAAACAAACATTGGTTTATTATAAAGGGTTAGGACTTGCTGCCTGTCAGGTTGGTGTTTTAAAAAGGGTAATTGTTGCTTTAGACCAAAAAACAAAAGAAATAATAACTGTTATAAATCCTGAAATTGTTGAAACAAGTGGGCAGGATATTGATATGGAAGGATGTTTAAGTTTCCCTGAAATTTATTTCTCTATAAAAAGACCCAAAAAAGTAACTTTAAAAGGAATAAATGAAAAGGGAAAAGAATTTATTTATGAAGGTAGTGGAGTATTAGGTAGATGTTTCTGTCATGAAGTAGACCATTTAAATAGTATTTTAATTATTGATTATGCAACTGAAGAGGAAAGAAACTATTGGAAAGAAAAAATAGATAAAATAAAAAATAAATAA
- the nadB gene encoding L-aspartate oxidase: MIPDYLVSFDTEKLSIEEVDFLIIGGGVAGLRATLEIKNYKTLIVFKNGIEESSSFNAQGGIASAIAPGDKDEYHINDTLKTGCGIADKQAVEVLVKEGKERIKELIEMGFKFDKINGKFHFTLEGGHSVPRILHSNGDFTGQTLTSFLYEKVLSMPNIKIIHSFFLIDLIVEENKVYGGIFLNTENKKLFIIKAKAVILATGGAGNVYQETTNPSSITGDGIAIAYRSGAVLSDMEFVQFHPTTLYIAGAPRFLISESVRGEGGILRNINGERFMFKYDKNGELAPRDIVSRAIIDEIKRTSSSCVYLDITHLKKSYIKKRFPHIFKFCLSYGLDITKNLIPVRPSAHYFIGGIKTNLWGQTNIKNFFACGETASTGVHGANRLASNSLLEGLVFGARCGKKIIEDFSNIKIQNIKQKYKFPQKGDILIDRYDLKRSIKSLMWRQVGIERNGDKLKDANNRLKEWEKYAFLKEFYDKDGFEAQNMLIVSKLIAHSSLKRKESRGTHFRFDFPCTDDRWEKHILIKKNK, encoded by the coding sequence ATGATACCTGATTATCTTGTTTCATTTGATACAGAAAAATTATCAATTGAAGAAGTAGATTTTCTTATAATTGGTGGTGGAGTTGCAGGATTAAGGGCTACCCTTGAAATAAAAAATTATAAAACACTTATTGTTTTTAAAAATGGTATTGAAGAGTCATCATCTTTTAATGCTCAGGGAGGAATTGCAAGTGCAATTGCTCCTGGGGATAAAGATGAATACCATATAAATGATACTTTGAAAACTGGCTGTGGAATTGCAGATAAACAAGCAGTTGAAGTGTTAGTAAAAGAAGGGAAAGAAAGAATTAAAGAATTGATAGAAATGGGATTTAAATTTGATAAAATTAATGGAAAATTCCATTTTACTCTTGAAGGTGGACATTCTGTGCCAAGAATTTTACATTCAAATGGCGATTTTACAGGACAGACATTAACAAGTTTTTTATATGAAAAAGTCCTTTCAATGCCTAACATAAAAATTATTCATTCTTTTTTTTTAATAGACCTTATTGTTGAAGAAAATAAGGTCTATGGAGGAATTTTTTTAAATACAGAAAATAAAAAATTATTTATTATAAAAGCAAAAGCAGTTATTTTAGCAACAGGAGGAGCAGGAAATGTTTATCAGGAAACAACAAATCCATCAAGTATAACAGGTGATGGAATAGCAATTGCATATAGAAGTGGAGCAGTTTTATCTGATATGGAATTTGTCCAATTTCATCCAACTACACTTTACATTGCAGGTGCTCCAAGATTTCTAATTTCGGAAAGTGTCCGAGGAGAAGGGGGAATATTAAGAAATATTAATGGTGAAAGGTTTATGTTTAAATATGATAAAAATGGAGAACTCGCTCCAAGAGATATTGTATCAAGAGCAATAATAGATGAAATAAAAAGGACCTCTTCAAGTTGTGTTTATTTAGATATAACACATCTTAAAAAATCATACATTAAAAAAAGATTCCCTCATATTTTCAAATTCTGCCTTTCATATGGACTTGATATTACAAAAAATCTTATTCCAGTCAGGCCTTCTGCACATTATTTTATTGGTGGAATAAAAACAAATTTATGGGGACAAACAAATATTAAAAACTTTTTTGCGTGTGGAGAAACAGCATCCACAGGAGTCCACGGAGCAAATCGGCTTGCCAGTAATTCTCTCCTTGAAGGACTTGTTTTCGGAGCAAGGTGTGGGAAAAAAATAATTGAAGATTTTAGCAATATAAAAATTCAAAATATTAAACAAAAATATAAATTCCCACAAAAAGGAGATATTTTAATTGACAGATATGACCTTAAAAGGTCTATAAAAAGTTTAATGTGGAGACAGGTAGGGATTGAAAGAAATGGAGATAAATTAAAAGATGCCAATAATAGATTAAAAGAATGGGAAAAATATGCTTTTCTAAAAGAGTTTTATGATAAAGATGGGTTTGAAGCACAAAATATGTTAATTGTCTCAAAATTGATTGCCCATTCTTCTTTAAAAAGGAAAGAAAGTAGAGGAACTCATTTTCGTTTTGATTTCCCGTGTACTGATGACAGATGGGAAAAACACATACTTATTAAGAAAAATAAATAA